From the Argopecten irradians isolate NY chromosome 13, Ai_NY, whole genome shotgun sequence genome, one window contains:
- the LOC138306580 gene encoding uncharacterized protein: MAVPISQISSRRKGQTTCPHHKDRQLELYCEQCQELACLRCISSTHRSHTMCELCELTPKKKQDITNFVDKTEKNELAQLQTYIASTDTLLQENDSVFEKLSHDLKTQTEKLKQELDALTADTLSLYQEMKQDNVKLIQKYKQDLEMYDEHLKLQMQECKTLLQQGSHLEVYDADCEIDSLKCLPGKPVLRTIGFTPSENPRHYLQLALGEVNTTSQVQAMSDRPLTPADDQLKCSTDQHQPGIQRKTTLYRNRFLEETEVLEEWECPVSKEKLFTGSITSMCPTNDDKVWISYKSDKRLILLDMKGTVIQEITHKAAINDICLSPTTRTLWVCDEDNDIVEMISGTLVRRFGTKDAPTCICVTKSNHILLGMSMDISKFSAEGRLVLTAKAADTVEQHGDTARFPYRITECPRTNNIALIVRSSKYFINERSLSWIQNSRNCLYIAVTTQEHMQDHFRWTHHLYQRVLCMIV, from the coding sequence atggcggTACCAATTAGTCAAATATCTTCACGTAGAAAAGGACAGACAACCTGTCCTCACCACAAAGATAGGCAACTTGAATTGTATTGTGAACAATGTCAGGAATTGGCTTGCCTAAGATGTATTTCATCTACCCATAGAAGTCATACTATGTGTGAACTCTGTGAACTCACTCCAAAGAAGAAACAAGACATAACAAACTTTGttgataaaacagaaaaaaatgaacttGCACAGCTTCAGACATACATCGCCTCTACTGATACTCTCCTTCAGGAGAACGACAGTGTGTTCGAAAAACTGTCACACGATCTGAAAACTCAAactgaaaaattaaaacaagagcTTGACGCGCTCACAGCAGATACACTTTCTCTTTATCAGGAAATGAAACAAGACAATGTCAAGCTCATACAGAAATATAAACAGGACCTGGAGATGTACGACGAACATCTCAAATTACAAATGCAAGAATGCAAGACATTGCTCCAGCAAGGCTCTCACTTAGAAGTCTACGATGCAGACTGTGAAATAGACTCCTTAAAATGTCTTCCTGGCAAACCCGTATTACGTACTATTGGTTTCACTCCGAGCGAAAATCCACGCCATTACCTACAACTGGCCTTAGGTGAGGTCAACACTACAAGTCAAGTCCAAGCAATGTCTGATCGACCATTAACGCCAGCAGATGACCAGCTGAAGTGCTCTACTGACCAGCACCAGCCTGGAATACAAAGGAAGACGACATTGTACAGGAACAGATTTCTCGAAGAAACGGAGGTGTTGGAGGAGTGGGAGTGCCCCGTTTCCAAGGAAAAGTTGTTTACAGGTTCAATTACTTCCATGTGTCCTACTAATGATGACAAAGTTTGGATCAGCTATAAATCAGACAAAAGGCTAATTCTTCTGGACATGAAGGGTACAGTTATACAAGAGATCACACATAAAGCTGCGATCAATGATATCTGTCTATCACCTACAACTCGGACATTATGGGTATGTGACGAAGACAATGACATCGTTGAGATGATATCAGGGACACTAGTGCGCAGGTTTGGAACCAAGGATGCACCTACCTGCATATGTGTTACTAAAAGTAACCATATCTTGTTAGGAATGTCCATGGATATCTCCAAATTTTCCGCAGAAGGTCGGTTGGTACTCACTGCAAAGGCTGCAGACACTGTAGAACAACATGGCGATACTGCACGCTTCCCGTACAGGATCACGGAGTGTCCTCGCACTAACAATATCGCCTTGATTGTTCGTAGttctaaatatttcataaacgaAAGATCGTTATCCTGGATACAGAATTCCAGGAACTGTTTGTATATAGCGGTGACAACCCAAGAGCATATGCAAGACCATTTTCGTTGGACTCATCATTTGTACCAACGAGTGTTGTGTATGATAGTCTAG
- the LOC138305808 gene encoding uncharacterized protein, with protein sequence MAASIHVSSHKKGQTTCHHHKGRKLKIYCRRCKELACLECLSTVHFSHTVCELREVTRQKQKDIVKFIDRTERNELIQIGLCIASVDTLLQDNDSTFDKLSYQLNSQAQKLKQGIDKFTSNTLSFYQEMKANNAKIIQQYKQDLEICDKRLKEHIQECRNVLQRSSVIEIHDTEFEIGSEIHVTQRQSDVDGTGKTPISEPKVVEEWKSPCNISSICSTSCSQAWTSVSTSLTLLDRKGSIKQSIVHNATLTDICTSPTTRRLWACDQEQNIMEFVDGKLVQRFVTTETPRCLCVTVSDHVIVGMSNHIAEFTADGQSVLTSSACSPYRIAQSPLTHNIAVIIRHSGGDKRQCVVVMDTAFHELFVYTGDIPSIFRQTLKKKDRPFIPTCIVCDSNGNIIIGDWNNQRLIFLSGTGHFLRIIQTDSDHPLAVSIVGKKVLWIAIDSMSGTDNVKLLQ encoded by the exons ATGGCAGCATCCATACACGTATCATCCCACAAGAAAGGGCAGACAACTTGTCATCACCATAAAGGGAggaaactgaaaatatattgTAGACGATGTAAGGAATTGGCGTGTCTCGAATGTCTTTCAACTGTTCATTTTAGCCATACTGTGTGTGAATTGCGTGAAGTCACTCGCCAGAAGCAGAAAGATATAGTAAAATTTATAGATAGAACAGAGAGAAATGAACTGATTCAAATCGGGTTGTGCATTGCTTCTGTCGATACACTACTACAGGACAACGACAGTACATTCGACAAACTGTCATATCAGCTAAATTCTCAAGCTCAGAAACTAAAACAAGGCATTGATAAGTTTACTTCAAATACACTGTCTTTCTATCAGGAAATGAAAGCGAACAACGCCAaaattatacaacaatacaaacaGGACCTTGAAATATGTGACAAGCGACTCAAAGAACACATACAGGAATGCAGAAACGTACTTCAGCGTAGCTCTGTAATAGAAATCCACGACACAGAATTTGAAATAGGATCTGAGATAC ATGTCACACAGCGGCAATCCGACGTAGATGGCACCGGGAAGACGCCAATCTCAGAACCTAAGGTTGTGGAAGAGTGGAAGTCTCCTTGTAACATCTCCTCGATATGTTCCACATCATGTAGCCAGGCCTGGACAAGTGTCAGTACCTCCTTAACTCTCCTGGACAGAAAGGGTTCAATCAAACAGTCGATCGTACATAACGCTACACTTACTGACATCTGCACGTCACCAACGACACGGCGATTATGGGCATGTGACCAGGAACAAAACATCATGGAATTTGTGGATGGAAAACTAGTGCAAAGATTTGTAACCACAGAAACACCCAGATGCCTATGTGTCACTGTCAGTGACCATGTCATTGTGGGCATGTCTAATCACATCGCCGAATTTACCGCAGACGGCCAGAGTGTTCTTACTTCGTCAGCATGCTCACCATACAGGATCGCACAAAGTCCTCTCACTCATAACATTGCAGTGATTATTCGACACTCTGGTGGTGATAAAAGACAATGCGTTGTTGTCATGGATACCGCTTTCCATGAACTGTTTGTCTATACAGGTGACATTCCAAGTATATTCAGGCAAACTTTAAAGAAGAAAGATCGACCATTTATTCCTACGTGTATAGTATGTGATAGTAACGGAAACATCATCATTGGTGATTGGAACAATCAGAGGCTGATATTCCTCAGCGGAACTGGACATTTTCTCAGAATCATCCAAACAGATAGTGACCATCCACTGGCTGTTAGTATAGTCGGAAAGAAGGTCTTGTGGATAGCGATTGATTCAATGTCTGGCACAGACAATGTCAAACTACTTCAATAA
- the LOC138305807 gene encoding uncharacterized protein — translation MAASIHVSSHKKGQTTCHHHKGRKLKIYCRRCKELACLECLSTVHLSHTVCELREVTRQKQKDIVKFIDRTERNELIQIGLCIASVDTLLQDNDSTFDKLSYQLNSQAQKLKQDIDKFTSNTLSFYQEMKANNAKIIQQYKQDLEICDKRLKEHIQECRNVLQRSSVIEIHDTEFEIGSEIRIPVKPVFSSVIFTPNNDPLHHLTLALGDVKYQSQSWTVQGRPVPLSDVTQRQSDVDGTGKTPISEPKVVEEWKSPCNISSICSTSCSQAWTSVSTSLTLLDRKGSFKQSIVHNATLTDICTSPTTRRLWACDQEQNIMEFVDGKLVQRFVTTETPRCLCVTVSDHVIVGMSNHIAEFTADGQSVLTSSACSPYRIAQSPLTHNIAVIIRHSGGDKRQCVVVMDTAFHELFVYTGDIPSIFRQTLKKKDRPFIPTCIVCDSNGNIIIGDWNNQRLIFLSGTGHFLRIIQTDSDHPLAVSIVGKKVLWIAIDSMSGTDNVKLLQ, via the coding sequence ATGGCAGCATCCATACACGTATCATCCCACAAGAAAGGGCAGACAACTTGTCATCACCATAAAGGGAggaaactgaaaatatattgTAGACGATGTAAGGAATTGGCGTGTCTCGAATGTCTTTCAACTGTTCATCTTAGCCATACTGTGTGTGAATTGCGTGAGGTCACTCGCCAGAAGCAGAAAGATATAGTAAAATTTATAGATAGAACAGAGAGAAATGAACTGATTCAAATCGGGTTGTGCATTGCTTCTGTCGATACACTACTACAGGACAACGACAGTACATTCGACAAACTGTCATATCAGCTAAATTCTCAAGCTCAGAaactaaaacaagacattgataaGTTTACTTCAAATACACTGTCTTTCTATCAGGAAATGAAAGCGAACAACGCCAaaattatacaacaatacaaacaGGACCTTGAAATATGTGACAAGCGACTCAAAGAACACATACAGGAATGCAGAAACGTACTTCAGCGTAGCTCTGTAATAGAAATCCACGACACAGAATTTGAAATAGGATCTGAGATACGTATTCCTGTAAAACCAGTCTTTAGTAGTGTTATCTTCACTCCAAATAACGATCCTCTGCATCACCTGACCCTAGCTTTAGGAGATGTCAAATATCAAAGTCAATCATGGACTGTCCAAGGCCGTCCTGTACCGTTATCAGATGTCACACAGCGGCAATCCGACGTAGATGGCACCGGGAAGACGCCAATCTCAGAACCTAAGGTTGTGGAAGAGTGGAAGTCTCCTTGTAACATCTCCTCGATATGTTCCACATCATGTAGCCAGGCCTGGACAAGTGTCAGTACCTCCTTAACTCTCCTGGACAGAAAGGGTTCATTCAAACAGTCGATCGTACATAACGCTACACTTACTGACATCTGCACGTCACCAACGACACGGCGATTATGGGCATGTGACCAGGAACAAAACATCATGGAATTTGTGGATGGAAAACTAGTGCAAAGATTTGTAACCACAGAAACACCCAGATGCCTATGTGTCACTGTCAGTGACCATGTCATTGTGGGCATGTCTAATCACATCGCCGAATTTACCGCAGACGGCCAGAGTGTTCTTACTTCGTCAGCATGCTCACCATACAGGATCGCACAAAGTCCTCTCACTCATAACATTGCAGTGATTATTCGACACTCTGGTGGTGATAAAAGACAATGCGTTGTTGTCATGGATACCGCTTTCCATGAACTGTTTGTCTATACAGGTGACATTCCCAGTATATTCAGGCAAACTTTAAAGAAGAAAGATCGACCATTTATTCCTACGTGTATAGTATGTGATAGTAACGGAAACATCATCATTGGTGATTGGAACAATCAGAGGCTGATATTCCTCAGCGGAACTGGACATTTTCTCAGAATCATCCAAACAGATAGTGACCATCCACTGGCTGTTAGTATAGTCGGAAAGAAGGTCTTGTGGATAGCGATTGATTCAATGTCTGGCACAGACAATGTCAAACTACTTCAATAA